TTGTATAGCGAGTTTATAATGTTAAAGGTTTTTGCTCTGTCGTTATGTTCAGGAGCAACAATGAGTTTTTTGATATTATTTTTGGTTATAACTTCATCCAGATCATCAAAGTTATACGATGGAAGGTTTGTTGTAGCGTTCTCTTCTTCGGGTAGTTTAACATATCCCACAATGTCGTAACCAACCGAGTATCTTAAATTTTTAATTGATTCAACGAGTTTTACGGCACTACTACTACAACCGATAACAAGAGTATTAAAACCTATTGCACCACTATGAACACGTTTTGCAGTAACCGAAGTTATATAACATCTGCCACAATATACCCAAGTAAAGCCAATAATAAACAGAGTAAGAACAAGAATGTAGTTGTACTCGGTATAAATATATTTGTTCATCAATGAGAAGAATAGTATTGACAATACCCATATAGTAATAGATATAAAGGTAGTAAAAAACTCTCCTGCTCTCGATTTAAAAACAACTCTGTTGTAGTACCCCGAAAGATAGAATATTAACATCATACCCAAAGGATAAACAATCTGTGCAGTAATAGTTCGAGGGGTGGATATAAAGTTCAGGAACGAACCATACATCGCTTCAAGAGGCAAAATATTGTAACGATATATATTAAACGTAAACCACGTTGCCAAAGCAGCAAAGCAGTCCCACAAAATATAACGTCTCTTTAACCTTTTGTTAATCATTCTCTAATAATCTTAATAACGCCACCATCATCAACCTTTATAACACTCGATGCCGAAGGTTGGCTAATATCCTCGCGTCTAAAATCAACAACGTAATCAACACTGTCAATAATATAGTCTGTAATCTCTTTGAAATTTTTTGGAGCAACC
This DNA window, taken from Bacteroidales bacterium, encodes the following:
- a CDS encoding sugar transferase, producing MINKRLKRRYILWDCFAALATWFTFNIYRYNILPLEAMYGSFLNFISTPRTITAQIVYPLGMMLIFYLSGYYNRVVFKSRAGEFFTTFISITIWVLSILFFSLMNKYIYTEYNYILVLTLFIIGFTWVYCGRCYITSVTAKRVHSGAIGFNTLVIGCSSSAVKLVESIKNLRYSVGYDIVGYVKLPEEENATTNLPSYNFDDLDEVITKNNIKKLIVAPEHNDRAKTFNIINSLYKYDLPIMLEAREYEILTSRIRLSDIYGAPFVDVSVLSLSDAEENIKRFCDIILSSIALIILSPLMLYVAIRVKLSSKGDIIYKQKRVGFKRKEFTMYKFRSMIENAEKETPMLSSPDDKRITKFGHWLRKYRIDELPQFWNVIKGDMSLVGPRPERKYFVDKIIERAPYYSLLHRVRPGITSWGMVNYGYARNIDEMINRLKFDIIYLENMSLLIDIKILFYTVKIVFTGRGM